In Deltaproteobacteria bacterium, one genomic interval encodes:
- a CDS encoding 1-acyl-sn-glycerol-3-phosphate acyltransferase, whose translation MIYKAYCMTFPNNTQGRPPSPPGAQAKPQKDIGYTLKPSIPSLFGFFLNKIFRRASFLESEQRLLADLEQQGVLVYAIKHRSQLDFLFLNSRLAQAGLRPPRTVFDMRLLLWLPVWDSLRLLASYLRHYLKEHHLPDPYKTGLYRDKLRQREPLVLFLVGKVGYYRRFAFQREDPLRLLIAEQRQLDFPIIVVPSVVFHGKAPERREKNLIDIFFGDKERPGRLRKVVGFIRNYKRNVLEVAEPLSLQEWLANEQEQNQGDEDLAFRLRRELIDRLDRHRRVVTGPVMKSRLEMKDIILHNKQLQKFMERRARSSKKSIEAVRRQADGYLQEIATDYNLTYVQLWDRFLTWMWNTIFDGIDLDVESLRRIKHAAQRAPLVYIPCHKSHIDYLILSYLLYRHNLSIPFVAAGKNLAFWPLGPIFRKSGAFFIRRSFRGEKFYAEVFSTYIKTLVQEGYNIEFFIEGGRSRTGKLVLPKLGLLAILIQAVEEGYCDDLIFVPTAISYDRVLEEGTYLKEIKGSSKEKENLGQLVRAHRFLKKRYGKVYVKFAPPISLKSYMEHFQLDFATMKPKERHAMYRDVGWRIIHSINEASIVTPFALVAAAFLTTPKKGISVAEAKLIIRLYYDFLRYRGVEMADTLQDLDKTVQDTFALMEKSKWIELLADEDETDDEERIYTMDDSSRLSLEYYKNNIMHFLLPAAYVATAILARESFEFDVKGLEEDFIFFRDFFKFEFVFNADEDLSATIGNLLSYFVSQGFIVAVDDLEQRYRISHRGLKALSSFASLLRSYFEAYWIVLKSTKYLSKKSYSEKEFQKKINSLAARLYKQEIVERFESISRITFENALKFFCEKGAIVRREEVNDGKRQVYYKEADDREVSSYYSRMIDRYLRTSHFTFQ comes from the coding sequence TTGATATATAAAGCTTACTGTATGACCTTTCCCAACAACACACAAGGACGCCCACCCAGCCCCCCAGGAGCCCAGGCAAAGCCACAGAAAGACATTGGCTACACGCTCAAGCCGAGCATCCCATCGCTATTTGGCTTCTTTCTCAACAAAATTTTTCGCAGGGCATCTTTTCTGGAAAGCGAACAACGATTGCTTGCCGACCTAGAACAGCAAGGGGTTCTGGTCTACGCCATCAAACACCGCAGTCAACTGGATTTCCTTTTCCTCAACAGCAGGCTTGCTCAGGCTGGCTTGCGTCCGCCACGAACAGTTTTTGATATGCGCCTGCTCCTGTGGCTGCCAGTGTGGGATTCTTTGCGGCTACTCGCTTCATACCTGCGGCACTACCTCAAGGAGCACCATCTTCCAGACCCTTACAAGACCGGCCTTTACCGCGACAAACTGAGGCAGCGCGAACCATTGGTCCTTTTTCTGGTGGGCAAGGTAGGATACTACAGACGGTTTGCCTTTCAGAGGGAAGATCCCCTGCGGTTGCTGATAGCTGAGCAGCGCCAGCTCGACTTCCCCATCATTGTGGTGCCAAGCGTCGTATTCCACGGCAAGGCCCCAGAGAGAAGAGAGAAAAATCTCATCGACATCTTCTTCGGTGACAAGGAAAGGCCTGGCCGTTTACGCAAGGTTGTCGGTTTTATTCGCAACTATAAACGCAACGTCCTGGAGGTAGCAGAACCTCTGAGTTTGCAGGAGTGGCTTGCCAACGAACAGGAACAAAACCAGGGAGACGAGGATCTTGCCTTTCGCCTCAGACGGGAACTGATCGATCGGCTCGACAGACATCGCCGCGTGGTGACGGGACCGGTGATGAAGAGCCGCCTGGAAATGAAAGACATCATCCTGCACAACAAACAGTTGCAGAAGTTTATGGAGCGGCGGGCCCGTTCCAGTAAAAAGAGCATTGAAGCAGTCCGGCGGCAGGCTGACGGCTATTTGCAGGAGATTGCCACCGATTACAATCTGACCTATGTGCAGCTCTGGGATCGCTTTCTCACCTGGATGTGGAATACCATCTTTGATGGAATCGATCTAGACGTGGAATCTCTGCGGCGCATCAAACATGCAGCCCAACGGGCTCCTCTCGTTTACATACCATGCCACAAGAGCCATATCGACTATCTCATCCTCTCTTATCTGCTCTACCGCCACAATCTGTCCATACCCTTTGTTGCTGCCGGCAAGAACCTGGCTTTCTGGCCCCTCGGGCCAATATTTCGCAAGTCGGGTGCTTTTTTTATCAGACGGAGCTTCCGCGGTGAGAAGTTCTATGCTGAAGTCTTCTCCACTTACATAAAGACCCTGGTGCAGGAGGGTTACAATATTGAATTCTTTATCGAAGGCGGCAGGAGTAGAACGGGCAAACTGGTTCTGCCCAAACTAGGCCTGCTAGCCATCCTCATCCAGGCGGTAGAAGAGGGCTATTGTGATGATCTCATATTTGTCCCCACTGCAATCAGCTATGATAGGGTGCTGGAAGAGGGAACTTATCTGAAAGAGATCAAAGGAAGCAGCAAGGAAAAAGAAAATCTTGGCCAGCTGGTGCGGGCTCACCGTTTTCTGAAAAAACGCTATGGCAAGGTCTACGTGAAATTTGCGCCGCCAATTTCTTTGAAAAGTTACATGGAGCACTTTCAACTGGATTTTGCCACCATGAAGCCCAAGGAACGCCACGCCATGTACAGGGACGTGGGATGGCGGATTATTCACAGCATTAACGAGGCCTCCATTGTAACCCCCTTTGCTCTGGTGGCTGCAGCCTTTCTCACCACCCCCAAGAAAGGAATTTCTGTTGCCGAGGCAAAGCTCATCATTCGTCTCTACTACGACTTCTTGCGATATCGCGGCGTTGAAATGGCAGATACCTTGCAGGATCTGGACAAAACGGTACAAGACACCTTTGCTCTCATGGAAAAAAGCAAGTGGATAGAACTGCTGGCAGACGAGGATGAAACTGACGACGAGGAGCGCATCTACACCATGGATGACTCCAGCCGTCTGAGCCTCGAATACTACAAGAACAACATCATGCACTTCCTCCTGCCTGCAGCTTATGTTGCCACTGCCATTCTGGCGAGAGAGAGCTTTGAATTCGACGTAAAAGGTCTTGAGGAGGATTTTATCTTCTTCAGAGACTTCTTCAAATTTGAGTTCGTCTTCAACGCTGATGAGGATTTGTCGGCAACTATCGGCAATTTGCTGTCCTACTTCGTATCGCAGGGATTCATAGTCGCAGTGGACGACCTCGAGCAAAGGTATCGCATCTCCCATCGGGGCTTGAAGGCATTGTCCTCCTTTGCCAGTCTGCTGCGCAGCTACTTCGAAGCCTACTGGATCGTCTTGAAGAGCACCAAGTACCTCAGCAAGAAGTCATATTCAGAAAAGGAATTTCAGAAAAAAATCAATTCCCTGGCTGCCAGACTCTATAAACAAGAAATTGTTGAACGCTTCGAGAGCATCTCTCGCATTACCTTTGAAAACGCGCTCAAGTTCTTTTGCGAAAAAGGTGCTATTGTCAGAAGGGAAGAGGTCAATGACGGCAAGAGGCAAGTGTATTACAAAGAGGCAGATGATCGTGAAGTATCATCATACTACAGCCGCATGATTGATCGTTATTTGCGCACCTCCCACTTCACCTTCCAGTAA
- the larC gene encoding nickel pincer cofactor biosynthesis protein LarC, with protein sequence MPQIAYFDCFSGISGDMILGALIDVGLDLDVLRRELARLPLEPYHLESKREKRGQITGTRVRVITQEAPAQQRSWSEIKQLIAASTLSPWVKETSIEVLRRIARAEAKLHGMELAEVHFHEIGAVDSLVDVVGTCIGMELLNIQRSYSSPLPLGHGCIQSTHGLLPLPAPATLELLKNVPVYDGSQARELVTPTGAAILTTLCCRFGGFPKMAVDCIGYGVGKHPADHPPNMLRLVTGHELSSLVSETLLLLETNVDDMNPEIYSYLMSRLLEAGALDVCMVPTFMKKNRPGQLLQILSPAGVQHALVDILLNETSSLGVRLSRVERLSLPRRIIRVATSYGRIAVKVAENPAGYTKVAPEYEDCRRAAARHQVPLLQVYDEAVCRARARLAKEEPH encoded by the coding sequence ATGCCGCAAATAGCCTACTTTGACTGTTTCTCCGGCATAAGTGGCGACATGATCCTCGGCGCCTTGATAGACGTTGGTCTAGACCTGGATGTCCTCCGGCGAGAGCTGGCTCGCTTGCCGCTGGAACCATATCATCTGGAAAGCAAACGTGAAAAGAGGGGACAGATCACTGGCACCAGAGTCAGGGTGATAACGCAAGAGGCACCGGCTCAGCAACGCTCCTGGTCTGAAATCAAGCAACTCATCGCCGCCAGCACCCTGTCACCTTGGGTAAAAGAAACCAGCATTGAGGTGCTGCGCCGCATCGCCAGAGCAGAGGCCAAATTGCACGGCATGGAATTGGCCGAAGTCCATTTTCACGAAATTGGCGCGGTGGATTCCCTCGTGGACGTGGTGGGCACCTGCATTGGCATGGAGCTCTTGAATATTCAGCGCAGCTATTCATCGCCTTTACCCCTAGGCCATGGCTGCATCCAGAGCACCCACGGTCTACTGCCGCTGCCAGCGCCTGCCACTCTCGAATTGTTGAAAAATGTGCCGGTCTATGATGGCAGCCAGGCCAGGGAGCTGGTCACCCCTACCGGCGCAGCCATCCTTACTACCCTGTGCTGCCGCTTTGGTGGGTTTCCCAAAATGGCTGTCGATTGTATAGGCTATGGCGTGGGAAAACATCCAGCAGACCATCCTCCCAACATGCTCAGACTGGTGACGGGCCATGAGTTATCCTCGCTTGTCAGCGAAACACTCCTTCTCCTGGAGACAAATGTGGATGATATGAACCCGGAAATCTACAGTTACTTGATGTCGCGTCTCCTGGAGGCAGGTGCGCTCGACGTCTGTATGGTGCCTACCTTTATGAAGAAGAATCGTCCGGGTCAACTCCTCCAGATCCTGTCGCCGGCAGGAGTGCAGCATGCTCTCGTGGACATCCTGCTCAATGAAACCAGCAGTCTAGGGGTGCGCCTCTCCCGGGTAGAGCGATTGAGTCTGCCGAGACGCATCATACGGGTAGCCACATCCTATGGGCGTATTGCGGTAAAAGTTGCCGAGAATCCTGCAGGCTACACCAAAGTGGCGCCTGAATATGAAGACTGTCGCCGAGCAGCTGCTCGCCACCAGGTTCCACTGCTACAGGTTTACGACGAGGCCGTGTGTCGCGCTAGAGCTCGACTGGCAAAAGAAGAGCCTCACTGA
- a CDS encoding ferredoxin: MRAMVDPRRCDVAGICVKVCPEIFRFHEGSKKAYVIKSEIPRNLEQKCLEAANKCPNKAIIIMQD, encoded by the coding sequence ATGAGGGCCATGGTTGACCCCAGACGATGTGACGTGGCAGGGATATGTGTCAAGGTGTGTCCAGAAATATTCCGCTTCCATGAAGGAAGCAAGAAAGCATACGTGATCAAGAGTGAAATTCCCCGTAATCTCGAACAGAAATGCCTGGAAGCAGCTAATAAATGTCCTAACAAAGCCATCATCATTATGCAGGACTGA